A stretch of Mycobacterium sp. ITM-2016-00316 DNA encodes these proteins:
- the eccE gene encoding type VII secretion protein EccE, with the protein MTARLALALLFIVPAALAYPYETLTQRWILGVAVTVVILLFAWWRGDFATTKLARRWSIWRGNHSEGGSGDDAGTATVLLRLDEPASDELPVALIAGYTDRYGLRCDKVRITSRDRAGERRTWITLTLDAAQNLSALQARSARIPLQDTADVVGRRLADHLRENGWTVSVLEVAPRPVSGEAKETWRTITDGTGFLTAYRMPTASLPEALAAVWAHPSEEIWTAVEFGPGTVAAVCAVRTAERPGSGAPIPGLGTLGGRQRAVLDALNPLSARRIGDHQPAGPALAEELRWPMGAGVRT; encoded by the coding sequence ATGACGGCCCGACTCGCCCTGGCGCTGCTGTTCATCGTGCCCGCCGCGCTGGCATACCCGTACGAGACGCTGACCCAGCGCTGGATTCTCGGTGTCGCGGTCACCGTGGTGATCCTGCTGTTCGCTTGGTGGCGTGGAGATTTCGCGACCACCAAGCTGGCGCGGCGGTGGTCCATCTGGCGTGGTAACCATTCCGAGGGTGGTAGCGGCGACGATGCAGGCACCGCCACGGTGCTGCTACGTCTCGACGAACCGGCATCCGACGAGCTTCCGGTGGCGCTGATCGCCGGCTACACCGATCGGTACGGGTTGCGCTGTGACAAGGTGCGGATCACCAGCCGCGACCGGGCCGGGGAGCGTCGGACCTGGATCACCCTCACCCTCGATGCCGCGCAGAATCTGTCCGCGCTGCAGGCCCGTTCGGCGCGGATCCCGCTGCAGGACACCGCCGACGTGGTCGGCCGGCGACTGGCCGACCACCTCCGTGAGAACGGCTGGACGGTTTCGGTCCTGGAGGTCGCCCCGCGTCCGGTCTCCGGCGAGGCCAAGGAGACCTGGCGTACCATCACCGACGGCACCGGATTCCTGACCGCCTACCGGATGCCGACGGCCTCGTTGCCGGAGGCGCTGGCCGCGGTCTGGGCGCATCCTTCTGAGGAGATCTGGACCGCAGTGGAATTCGGTCCCGGCACGGTGGCCGCGGTCTGCGCGGTGCGCACCGCCGAGCGACCGGGATCTGGCGCGCCGATTCCCGGGCTGGGCACCCTCGGCGGCCGCCAGCGCGCGGTGCTCGACGCGCTGAACCCGCTGTCGGCACGGCGCATCGGCGACCATCAGCCCGCCGGCCCCGCGCTGGCCGAGGAACTCCGCTGGCCGATGGGCGCGGGCGTCAGAACATGA
- a CDS encoding amidohydrolase family protein, which translates to MDEATTVRRIWESLGLSGIIDVHTHFMPKNVMDKVWLYFDSAGPLVGREWPITYRADENDRLRTLRAFGVQAFTSLVYPHKPQMAVWLNQWAAQFAAATPDCLSTATFYPEPGAARYVAEAVESGARVFKAHIQVGAYDPTDPLLDDVWGLLADTGTPVVIHCGSGPAPGTFTGPGPIEAVLARHPRLRLIVAHMGMPEYEPFLDICERHAGVHLDTTMAFTDFAEETMPFPAGAYPRLRGLGDRILFGSDFPNIPYRYTHAMTVLTELPGVDDDWLRGVFHRNAATLFGLQIAD; encoded by the coding sequence ATGGATGAGGCAACAACGGTTCGGCGCATCTGGGAGTCCCTGGGGTTATCCGGGATCATCGACGTACACACCCACTTCATGCCGAAGAACGTGATGGACAAGGTCTGGCTGTATTTCGACAGCGCCGGGCCACTGGTGGGTCGGGAATGGCCGATCACCTATCGCGCCGACGAAAACGATCGGCTGCGCACCCTGCGGGCGTTCGGTGTGCAGGCGTTCACGTCGCTGGTGTATCCACACAAACCGCAGATGGCGGTCTGGCTCAACCAGTGGGCGGCGCAGTTCGCCGCTGCGACCCCGGATTGTCTGTCGACGGCGACCTTCTATCCCGAACCCGGCGCCGCCCGCTATGTCGCCGAGGCCGTCGAGTCAGGTGCACGGGTCTTCAAGGCCCATATCCAGGTCGGCGCCTATGACCCGACCGACCCCCTGCTCGACGACGTGTGGGGCCTGCTCGCCGACACCGGCACACCGGTCGTCATCCACTGCGGCTCGGGCCCCGCACCCGGCACGTTCACCGGTCCCGGCCCGATCGAGGCCGTGCTGGCCCGCCATCCGCGGCTCCGGCTGATCGTCGCGCACATGGGCATGCCGGAGTACGAACCTTTCCTGGACATCTGCGAGCGCCACGCCGGCGTCCATCTGGACACCACGATGGCCTTCACCGACTTCGCCGAGGAGACCATGCCGTTCCCGGCCGGCGCCTACCCGAGGCTGCGTGGGCTGGGCGACCGCATCCTGTTCGGCAGCGATTTCCCGAACATCCCGTACCGCTACACCCACGCGATGACGGTGCTCACCGAGCTGCCGGGAGTCGACGACGACTGGCTGCGCGGGGTGTTCCACCGTAATGCGGCCACACTGTTCGGTTTACAGATAGCTGACTGA
- a CDS encoding trans-aconitate 2-methyltransferase, translated as MWNPDTYLAFADHRGRPFFDLVNRVAARQPRRVADLGCGPGNLTETLSGRWPGAVVQGWDSSPEMVAAATGRGLDVRLGGIAEWSPEPDTDVVISNAALQWVPEHRELVVRWAGQLAPGSWIAFQVPGNFDAPSHVAVRAVARREPFAQALREMPWRDADVVGTPSEYAGLLTDAGCAVDAWETTYVHELQGETPVLDWITGTALTQVKERLTEQAWQQYRQAIIPELAQAYPVRADGRTFFPFRRIFVVARVR; from the coding sequence ATGTGGAATCCCGACACCTACCTGGCCTTCGCCGACCACCGGGGCCGCCCGTTCTTCGATCTGGTGAACCGGGTGGCGGCCAGGCAGCCCCGCCGGGTGGCCGATCTGGGCTGCGGACCCGGCAACCTGACCGAGACGCTGAGCGGGCGTTGGCCCGGCGCCGTGGTGCAGGGCTGGGATTCCTCTCCGGAGATGGTCGCCGCGGCCACCGGGCGCGGTCTGGATGTGCGCCTCGGTGGGATCGCCGAGTGGTCACCGGAGCCCGATACCGACGTCGTCATCTCCAACGCGGCGCTGCAGTGGGTGCCCGAACACCGTGAGCTGGTGGTGCGCTGGGCCGGGCAATTGGCGCCCGGCTCATGGATCGCGTTCCAGGTGCCGGGAAACTTCGACGCGCCCTCGCACGTCGCGGTGCGCGCGGTGGCCCGCCGTGAACCGTTCGCTCAAGCGCTGCGCGAGATGCCGTGGCGGGACGCCGATGTGGTCGGCACTCCTTCGGAGTACGCCGGATTGTTGACCGATGCCGGCTGCGCCGTGGATGCCTGGGAAACCACCTATGTGCACGAGTTGCAGGGCGAGACGCCGGTTCTGGACTGGATCACCGGCACCGCACTGACCCAGGTGAAGGAACGGCTGACCGAGCAGGCCTGGCAGCAGTACCGGCAGGCGATCATCCCGGAACTTGCGCAGGCCTACCCGGTGCGTGCCGACGGGCGCACCTTCTTCCCGTTTCGGCGCATCTTCGTGGTCGCCCGGGTTCGGTGA
- a CDS encoding S9 family peptidase, with product MTETDSAPVDPPIPVPDVPGADATARGLPRRRDLTVAQRMVVDASAVADLGLRTAVASIVGAAMLPRLAGAALRPNRVHDADAALDFYIDVAAQHDPLLSFPAPTAPPRVSTRPANAVASWIAHGSVYNIEFASSFQAVNPALRAQRGAYARNNVVHAQHWVHGDGPRPTLCLIHGFMGSAYLFNGLFFSLPWFFKSGYDVLLYTLPFHGRRAEANSPYSGYGYFADGMTGFAEAMAQAVHDFRSVVDYLESTGVDRIALTGMSLGGYTAALIAGVDDRIQAVIPNVPVVTPEAAFDDWFPANMLVRLGNRLTGVDKAKSDAATLFHSPLNYPALVPKDRRLIIAGLGDKLAPPQQAEILWRHWDRCAFHWFPGNHVLHVSQPDYLRRMTRFLRPFMF from the coding sequence GTGACCGAAACCGATTCTGCACCCGTCGATCCCCCGATCCCGGTTCCCGACGTTCCCGGCGCCGACGCCACCGCGCGGGGCCTGCCGCGACGCCGCGATCTCACGGTGGCACAGCGGATGGTGGTGGACGCCTCGGCCGTCGCCGATCTGGGCCTGCGCACCGCCGTCGCCAGTATCGTCGGCGCGGCGATGCTGCCGCGGCTCGCCGGTGCCGCACTGCGCCCGAACCGGGTGCACGATGCGGACGCCGCACTCGATTTCTACATCGACGTTGCCGCTCAGCATGATCCGTTGCTGTCGTTCCCCGCACCGACCGCCCCGCCACGGGTCTCGACACGGCCCGCCAACGCGGTGGCGTCCTGGATCGCGCACGGATCGGTGTACAACATCGAGTTCGCCAGCAGCTTCCAGGCCGTCAATCCCGCGCTGCGCGCACAACGCGGCGCCTACGCCCGCAACAACGTCGTGCACGCCCAGCACTGGGTGCACGGGGACGGTCCGCGTCCGACGCTGTGCCTGATCCACGGTTTCATGGGGTCGGCGTACCTATTCAACGGGTTGTTCTTCTCGCTGCCGTGGTTCTTCAAGTCCGGCTACGACGTGCTGCTCTACACCCTGCCGTTCCACGGCAGGCGTGCCGAGGCGAACTCGCCGTACAGCGGGTACGGCTACTTCGCCGATGGGATGACCGGGTTCGCCGAGGCGATGGCCCAGGCGGTGCACGACTTCCGTTCGGTGGTCGACTATCTTGAGTCCACCGGGGTGGATCGCATCGCGCTGACCGGGATGTCGCTGGGCGGCTACACCGCCGCGCTGATCGCCGGGGTCGACGACCGGATCCAGGCCGTCATCCCGAACGTGCCGGTGGTGACGCCGGAAGCGGCGTTCGACGACTGGTTCCCGGCCAATATGCTGGTGCGGCTGGGGAATCGGCTGACCGGCGTCGACAAGGCCAAGTCCGACGCGGCGACACTGTTCCACTCACCGCTGAACTACCCGGCGCTGGTGCCCAAGGACCGTCGGCTGATCATCGCCGGGCTCGGTGACAAGCTGGCGCCGCCGCAGCAGGCCGAGATCCTGTGGCGGCATTGGGATCGGTGCGCGTTCCACTGGTTCCCGGGCAACCATGTGCTGCACGTCAGCCAGCCGGACTATCTGCGGCGGATGACGCGCTTCCTGCGGCCGTTCATGTTCTGA
- a CDS encoding ESX secretion-associated protein EspG — MAANAVELTVEQAWFIAEELGCGSFPWVLAITPPYSEPAAAGQFAADRAAELTGLGVMSGSGVINPAVAQWIQRTCRARQWLELRIVGTRGDMLRGLVARHDETSVVVLRSGGLVTFTAMELLHPNDLVPVLVAGLAGRRAASFDDFTVPVRAGARADEKLRDGADLTEVLEYLAIPASARPVVEAVFTGRRSYVEIVAGEHRDGHRVSTEVGVSVVDSEAGRILVSPSKAFDGEWVSTFAPGTAAAIAAAVDRLIATLPHGSWFPGALQNRDFDQRTEDRCPTTL, encoded by the coding sequence ATGGCTGCTAATGCGGTCGAGCTGACCGTCGAGCAGGCGTGGTTCATTGCAGAAGAGTTGGGCTGCGGCTCGTTCCCGTGGGTGCTGGCGATCACGCCGCCCTACAGCGAGCCGGCGGCCGCCGGGCAGTTCGCGGCCGACCGTGCCGCCGAGCTGACCGGGTTGGGAGTGATGTCCGGCAGCGGCGTCATCAACCCGGCTGTCGCCCAGTGGATTCAGCGGACCTGCCGGGCGCGGCAGTGGCTCGAGTTGAGAATCGTGGGGACCCGCGGCGATATGCTGCGTGGTCTGGTCGCGCGACACGACGAGACCTCGGTGGTCGTGCTGCGCAGCGGCGGGCTGGTGACCTTCACCGCGATGGAACTGCTACACCCGAACGACCTGGTGCCGGTGCTCGTGGCCGGCCTGGCCGGGCGGCGCGCGGCGTCCTTCGACGATTTCACCGTACCCGTCCGCGCCGGGGCCCGTGCCGACGAGAAGCTGCGCGACGGGGCAGATCTGACCGAAGTGCTTGAATATCTGGCCATTCCGGCCTCGGCGCGGCCGGTGGTGGAGGCGGTGTTCACCGGCAGACGGAGCTACGTGGAGATCGTCGCGGGCGAACACCGCGACGGTCACCGGGTGAGCACCGAGGTCGGCGTCAGCGTCGTCGACTCCGAGGCCGGCCGCATCCTGGTGAGCCCCTCGAAAGCCTTCGACGGCGAATGGGTGTCCACGTTCGCACCCGGAACCGCGGCGGCCATCGCCGCCGCGGTCGACAGACTTATCGCAACACTGCCGCACGGATCGTGGTTTCCCGGCGCGCTTCAGAACCGAGATTTCGACCAGAGAACGGAAGACCGATGCCCGACAACACTGTGA
- the eccD gene encoding type VII secretion integral membrane protein EccD, with protein sequence MPDNTVMPIVRVAVLAAGDGADGAGRLTEMALPAELPLREIIPAVQRTVLPTADAPEGAPARLSLAPIGGAPFSLDATLDTVGVVDGDLLALQAIPNGPAAPRIIEDIADAAVIFSAARERPWGPAQIQRAAAVAVLAMILLGTALATAARVVTGHSAGLFAVAGIAAVTVIASFATRARFPGLGTALAVTALAPVAAAFALAVPGDFGAAQVLLAAAGVAAWSVISIVVFERAIATFTASTVLGLGVLLFAALATIWDMTDIRTGSGLIVFALLVTVQAARLSALWARLPVPTIPAPGDPTPSAQPLRVLEDLPRRIRVTDAHQTGFLAAGVLLSVAGSLILVGSAGASPWAWVLVIAAALGTTLRARVWDSTACKAWLLSQSFLLPAALLVTFALTERYAAAWWALAALVAVTVVWIVAALNPRIASPDTYSLPARRLFGFASSAVDASVIPVAAYLVGLFEWVLNR encoded by the coding sequence ATGCCCGACAACACTGTGATGCCGATCGTGCGGGTGGCCGTGCTGGCCGCCGGGGACGGCGCCGACGGCGCCGGGCGGCTCACCGAGATGGCGCTGCCCGCCGAACTGCCGCTGCGCGAGATCATCCCGGCTGTGCAGCGCACCGTGCTGCCGACCGCAGACGCTCCCGAGGGCGCACCGGCGCGGCTGAGCCTCGCCCCGATCGGCGGCGCACCGTTCAGCCTGGACGCGACATTGGATACCGTCGGCGTCGTCGACGGTGATCTGCTTGCGCTGCAGGCCATCCCGAACGGCCCGGCCGCCCCGCGCATCATCGAGGACATCGCCGATGCCGCCGTCATCTTCTCCGCCGCACGCGAACGGCCTTGGGGCCCGGCGCAGATCCAGCGCGCCGCCGCCGTCGCCGTGCTGGCCATGATCCTGCTGGGCACCGCGCTCGCGACGGCCGCCCGGGTCGTCACCGGGCACTCGGCCGGACTGTTCGCCGTGGCCGGTATCGCCGCGGTGACCGTGATCGCCTCGTTCGCCACCCGAGCCCGGTTCCCGGGCCTGGGCACTGCGCTGGCGGTCACCGCCCTGGCCCCGGTCGCCGCGGCCTTCGCACTCGCCGTCCCCGGCGATTTCGGTGCCGCGCAGGTGCTCTTGGCCGCCGCCGGTGTGGCCGCGTGGTCGGTGATCAGCATCGTCGTCTTCGAACGCGCCATCGCCACCTTCACCGCGTCGACGGTGCTCGGACTCGGCGTGCTGCTGTTCGCCGCACTGGCCACCATCTGGGACATGACCGATATCCGCACCGGATCCGGTCTCATCGTCTTCGCCCTGCTGGTGACCGTGCAGGCCGCACGGCTGTCGGCGCTGTGGGCGCGGTTGCCCGTCCCGACCATTCCGGCCCCGGGCGATCCGACCCCGTCGGCGCAGCCGCTGCGGGTCCTCGAAGATCTGCCGCGCCGCATCCGCGTCACTGACGCGCACCAGACCGGATTCCTCGCCGCCGGTGTCCTGCTGTCGGTGGCCGGCTCGCTGATCCTCGTCGGCTCCGCGGGTGCCTCCCCGTGGGCCTGGGTGCTGGTGATCGCCGCTGCGCTGGGCACCACTCTGCGCGCCCGGGTGTGGGATTCGACCGCGTGCAAGGCGTGGCTGTTGAGCCAGTCCTTCCTGCTGCCCGCCGCGCTGCTGGTGACGTTCGCCCTCACCGAGCGTTACGCGGCGGCCTGGTGGGCGCTGGCGGCCCTGGTGGCTGTGACCGTCGTCTGGATCGTGGCCGCGCTGAACCCGCGGATCGCCTCCCCGGACACCTACTCGCTGCCCGCGCGCCGGCTGTTCGGCTTCGCCAGTTCCGCGGTCGACGCCTCGGTGATCCCGGTGGCCGCCTATCTGGTCGGCCTCTTCGAGTGGGTGCTGAACAGGTGA
- a CDS encoding CoA pyrophosphatase produces the protein MTISYDERLRERIRANLTGHDRRTFTDTTKRRAAVAVTLVDSHLGEDRVDPAPVEDWIAGRPMPDALDGRMVDVSGGAAFLLCRRASRLNSHAAQWALPGGRLDPGESSVDAALRELHEEVGIDLPGSSVLGLLDDYPTRSGYVITPVVLWGGGRLDLQPSPDEVVAVYRVGLHQLQREDSPRFITIPESPRPVVQIPLGNDLIHAPTGAVLLQLRWLGLEGNGEPVDELEQPVFAWK, from the coding sequence GTGACCATCAGCTACGACGAACGCCTGCGGGAAAGGATCCGGGCCAACCTCACCGGACATGACCGCCGCACGTTCACCGACACCACCAAGCGGCGCGCCGCCGTCGCGGTGACACTGGTGGACTCCCACCTCGGCGAGGACCGGGTGGATCCGGCGCCGGTCGAGGACTGGATCGCCGGGCGGCCCATGCCCGACGCCCTGGACGGCCGGATGGTCGACGTCTCCGGTGGCGCAGCTTTCCTGTTGTGCCGCAGGGCATCCCGGCTGAACTCGCACGCCGCACAGTGGGCGCTGCCGGGCGGGCGTCTCGATCCCGGCGAGTCCTCCGTCGATGCCGCGCTGCGCGAACTGCACGAAGAGGTCGGCATCGATCTGCCGGGCAGCTCGGTGCTGGGCCTGCTCGACGACTACCCCACCCGCTCCGGCTACGTCATCACACCGGTGGTGCTGTGGGGCGGCGGCCGCCTGGACCTGCAGCCATCCCCCGATGAGGTGGTCGCCGTCTATCGGGTCGGGCTGCACCAGTTGCAGCGCGAGGATTCCCCGCGCTTCATCACCATCCCGGAGAGCCCGCGGCCGGTGGTGCAGATCCCGTTGGGAAATGACCTCATCCACGCGCCGACGGGCGCGGTGTTGCTGCAGTTGCGCTGGCTCGGGCTGGAGGGCAACGGCGAGCCCGTCGACGAACTCGAGCAGCCGGTGTTCGCCTGGAAGTGA
- a CDS encoding phosphatase PAP2 family protein, which produces MPSRISLRHPALLASAITAAAVFLFALVGVLARWQWMENADWAVLDPLYRFGVAHPGWVTAWDVLCTVFHPTVFRLVALIWIVYLLMGRRPDRYQVVLYLASTVEFSALVVMFTKAVVSRERPATALVAEHSLAFPSGHALGTAVAVTAMLFAASPWLRGRWRTVSIVIGVAIVLAVGAGRVVLNVHHPSDVLAGWALGYLWALVCLPVLTNRRLRAADETPAATDTGS; this is translated from the coding sequence TTGCCATCCAGAATTTCGCTGCGTCACCCGGCCCTGCTGGCCAGTGCCATAACGGCCGCCGCGGTATTCCTGTTCGCCCTGGTCGGGGTGCTCGCGCGGTGGCAGTGGATGGAGAACGCCGACTGGGCGGTGCTGGATCCGCTGTACCGCTTCGGTGTCGCGCATCCGGGGTGGGTGACCGCGTGGGACGTGCTGTGCACGGTGTTCCACCCGACGGTCTTCCGGCTCGTCGCCCTGATCTGGATCGTGTACCTGCTGATGGGACGTCGCCCGGACAGATACCAGGTGGTGCTGTACCTGGCGTCGACGGTCGAGTTCTCTGCGCTGGTCGTGATGTTCACGAAAGCCGTTGTGTCACGGGAACGCCCGGCCACCGCGCTGGTGGCCGAGCATTCCTTGGCCTTTCCGTCAGGCCACGCCCTCGGCACTGCGGTGGCGGTGACGGCGATGCTGTTCGCCGCGTCACCGTGGCTGCGCGGCCGATGGCGCACCGTATCCATCGTGATCGGTGTGGCGATCGTCCTCGCGGTCGGCGCCGGACGGGTGGTGCTCAATGTGCATCACCCCTCCGATGTCCTGGCCGGCTGGGCGCTGGGCTACCTGTGGGCGCTGGTGTGCCTGCCGGTACTCACCAACCGGCGGCTCAGGGCAGCGGACGAAACACCGGCAGCGACCGATACCGGTTCTTGA
- the mycP gene encoding type VII secretion-associated serine protease mycosin, which yields MLRRGTATLAAVLAVAAVGCPAAGAITPPEVDADTAPPSGAAGPVQTMTQRGACTVTGVIPGTDPGAVSPNQLTLDLTEAWRHSRGDGQTVAVIDTGVQPGPRLPNVEPGGDFVAGTDGLTDCDGHGTMVAGLIAGQPGADGFSGVAPGAQLLAIRQTSEKFSPNQPGQDPVIVEASNDIATLARAVVRAADLGARIINISSVACVPANTSIDQSALGAALRYAAVEKDVVIIAAAGNTGGGIAGGTACAANPLTDPARPDDPRNWAGVTSVSTPSWWQPYVLSVGALNPGGQPAPFSMSGPWLGLAAPGENITSVSNNPDGGPANGQPNEKGELAPVSGTSYAAAYVSGVAALVRSRFPELSAEQVVRRLTSTARGADRSPSSLVGAGTIDPVAALTWDVPGPGSPAEPTRPVAAPPEPAQEDSTPRTVAYIGTGVLALAAIVTAAIAVHRRKDKAA from the coding sequence CTGCTGCGCCGGGGAACCGCCACGCTGGCAGCGGTTCTGGCGGTCGCAGCCGTGGGCTGCCCGGCCGCGGGCGCGATCACCCCGCCCGAGGTGGACGCCGACACCGCGCCCCCGTCCGGTGCCGCCGGACCTGTGCAGACCATGACGCAGCGCGGGGCCTGCACGGTCACCGGGGTCATCCCGGGCACCGATCCCGGTGCCGTCAGCCCGAACCAGCTGACGCTGGACCTCACGGAGGCCTGGCGGCACAGTCGCGGTGACGGCCAGACCGTCGCCGTGATCGACACGGGTGTGCAACCGGGGCCGCGGCTGCCCAACGTCGAGCCCGGCGGCGATTTCGTTGCCGGCACCGACGGACTGACCGACTGCGACGGACATGGGACCATGGTCGCCGGACTCATCGCCGGTCAGCCTGGTGCGGACGGCTTCTCCGGTGTCGCGCCGGGAGCGCAGCTGCTGGCCATCCGGCAGACCTCGGAGAAGTTCTCGCCGAATCAGCCGGGCCAGGACCCGGTGATCGTGGAGGCCAGCAACGATATCGCCACGCTGGCGCGGGCCGTGGTACGCGCCGCCGATCTCGGGGCCCGCATCATCAACATCTCGTCGGTGGCGTGCGTCCCGGCGAATACCTCGATCGATCAGAGCGCGCTCGGTGCCGCACTGCGCTATGCCGCCGTCGAGAAGGACGTGGTGATCATTGCCGCGGCCGGCAACACCGGTGGCGGTATCGCCGGCGGAACTGCTTGTGCGGCCAACCCGTTGACCGATCCGGCCCGGCCCGATGATCCGCGCAACTGGGCCGGGGTCACCTCGGTGTCGACGCCGTCGTGGTGGCAGCCCTACGTGCTGTCGGTCGGGGCACTGAACCCGGGCGGCCAGCCCGCGCCGTTCAGCATGTCCGGGCCGTGGCTCGGCCTGGCAGCGCCCGGGGAGAACATCACCTCGGTGAGCAACAACCCCGACGGCGGACCGGCCAACGGACAGCCCAACGAGAAGGGTGAGCTGGCGCCGGTCAGCGGCACCAGCTATGCGGCGGCCTATGTGTCCGGCGTTGCGGCCCTGGTGCGCAGTCGTTTTCCCGAACTGAGCGCCGAACAGGTGGTACGCAGGCTCACCAGCACCGCGCGCGGCGCGGACCGCTCACCGTCCTCGCTGGTGGGCGCGGGCACCATCGACCCGGTCGCCGCGCTGACCTGGGATGTGCCCGGGCCGGGCAGCCCGGCCGAGCCCACCAGACCCGTTGCGGCGCCGCCGGAACCGGCACAAGAGGACTCCACACCACGGACCGTCGCGTACATCGGCACCGGGGTGCTTGCATTGGCCGCCATCGTGACCGCCGCGATCGCCGTACACCGACGGAAGGACAAAGCCGCATGA
- a CDS encoding bifunctional phosphatase PAP2/diacylglycerol kinase family protein — translation MGLGTVDRRVFLAVAESDSKVLDTVMPRLTAAADHSKLWFAIGAGLLAAGSPSMRRGAARGLLTLSVTSLVTNQGAKRIWKRDRPDFATVPFVRRSRRMPTSNSLPSGHSASAAAFAVGVGLENRTLGVGLGALAGLVGLSRVATGAHYPGDVLAGFGIGAAIALAGAGVVPTIVDPPITSGEPHRHDTKPRPEGEGVILVVNPNSGSGTGGRIIDEVREALPRVEIIEVGDDEDIEEKLREAADRAEVLAVGGGDGTVSCAAGIALEAGVPLAVFPGGTFNHFAKDIGCDTVAATVEALRSGSAAYADTIQFNDTDTVVNTASIGAYPKFVRIREKLEHKMGKPLAGAYALYRTLSSDATVRIRYDNKTVQTSLFFLGNSLYSPSGFAPSRRVRMDDGLIDVRILETGRKFATVRILTALATGRLVHSPLYHELRVPEFSFTAVDGPTPIAHDGEVEIVCQEATFKNRYRSLPVFRPLP, via the coding sequence ATGGGACTTGGAACGGTCGACCGGCGGGTTTTCCTGGCCGTTGCAGAATCCGACAGCAAGGTGCTCGACACCGTGATGCCGCGCCTCACCGCGGCCGCCGACCACTCCAAGCTGTGGTTCGCGATCGGTGCCGGGCTGCTCGCGGCGGGCAGCCCGTCGATGCGGCGCGGCGCGGCGCGCGGGCTGCTCACGCTGTCGGTGACCAGCCTGGTGACCAACCAGGGCGCCAAGCGCATCTGGAAGAGGGACCGGCCGGACTTCGCGACGGTGCCCTTCGTGCGGCGGTCGCGGCGGATGCCGACGTCCAATTCGCTGCCGTCGGGGCATTCGGCCAGCGCGGCCGCCTTCGCCGTCGGCGTCGGCCTGGAGAACCGCACCCTGGGTGTCGGCCTCGGTGCGCTGGCCGGACTGGTCGGCCTGTCCCGGGTCGCCACCGGCGCGCACTATCCCGGCGATGTGCTGGCCGGATTCGGAATCGGCGCGGCCATCGCGCTGGCCGGGGCCGGCGTCGTACCCACCATCGTCGATCCCCCGATCACCTCCGGCGAACCGCACCGCCACGACACCAAGCCCCGACCCGAGGGCGAGGGCGTGATCCTCGTGGTCAATCCGAACTCCGGCAGCGGCACCGGCGGCCGCATCATCGACGAGGTCCGCGAGGCACTGCCCCGGGTCGAGATCATCGAGGTCGGCGATGACGAGGACATCGAAGAGAAACTGCGGGAGGCCGCCGATCGGGCCGAGGTGCTGGCCGTCGGCGGCGGTGACGGCACCGTGTCCTGCGCGGCCGGTATCGCGCTGGAGGCCGGGGTTCCGCTGGCGGTGTTCCCCGGCGGCACGTTCAACCACTTCGCCAAGGACATCGGCTGCGACACCGTGGCCGCCACCGTGGAGGCGCTGCGCAGCGGATCTGCCGCCTACGCCGACACCATCCAGTTCAACGACACCGACACCGTGGTCAACACCGCGAGCATCGGCGCCTACCCGAAGTTCGTCCGCATCCGGGAAAAGCTCGAACACAAGATGGGCAAACCCCTGGCCGGCGCTTACGCGCTGTACCGCACCCTGAGCAGCGATGCCACGGTACGCATCCGGTACGACAACAAGACCGTGCAGACATCGCTGTTCTTCCTGGGTAATTCGCTGTACTCGCCATCGGGTTTCGCCCCGTCGCGCCGGGTCCGGATGGATGACGGCCTGATCGACGTCCGGATCCTGGAGACGGGCCGCAAATTCGCCACGGTGCGTATCCTCACCGCGCTGGCGACGGGCAGACTCGTGCACAGTCCGCTCTACCACGAACTGCGGGTACCCGAGTTCAGCTTCACCGCGGTGGACGGGCCCACCCCGATCGCCCACGACGGCGAGGTGGAAATCGTCTGCCAGGAAGCGACTTTCAAGAACCGGTATCGGTCGCTGCCGGTGTTTCGTCCGCTGCCCTGA